CACCCGTTGTCTGTATTTTCCGTGTTTTGGAATTGATTACAGGATTCACTTCCCAGGAATTCGAAGCTAGCATTTTGCTAACGGTAACGGTAAGCAGCGCAGAGGGCACCCCATGACCGGACACGTCGAGGAGGTAGAAAATGATATGGTCATCGTCCATTTGCGTAACGTTGAAGATATCACCCGACACAACAGAATGTGGCTGATACATCCATTCGATTCGGTAGTCACCAATGGTCATACTTGGTGGCGGGAGCAGGCTGCGTTGCAGGGCTGCGCCGGCTTCGAGGTCGCGCTGGATTTCGAGACGGGCTTCTTCAAGCTTGCGATTGGCTTCGCGTAACTTGGTATTTCGGGCTGCCAGATCTTGCTCGAGGTGTACGATACGCTCACCTGCGCGAATTCTTGCCCGGAGGACGTCAAAATCAACAGGCTTGCTTACAAAATCATCTGCGCCGGCTTCGAATGCCGTGACGAGGTCTGCGCTTTCAGTTTTTGAAGTAAGCAGAATGGTGTAGACATAGGCCCTGCTGTCGAGGTCCCTGATTTTCTGACACAACTCCACACCATTCATGTTGGGCATCAACCAGTCGCTTATCACACAATCGACCCGGTGGTCCTGGATATATTCCCAGGCTTCCTGGCCGTCTTCTGCAAGTTGCACGGTGTGCCCCCAATCCTTCAGCACCCTGTTAAGCAAGGTGCGTACAAGCCGATCATCATCAGCTACCAAAATCCGCATAAGCGTATAAGAGCGAGGCTTAATCCTAATACAGCGGTGTTGCGGCATGCAACACATTCTGTTGTTATATCGGCCGCTCAAACCGGTGCATTAAACGAATTCAGTTTTGTTTTTTCAACAAAAGTTGTAGCAGTCAGGTCTGTTACACGCCTCCCAAATATGCGCCCGCCATTTTGTAAAACGAGATCAGGAAAACACAACAACGCCATCGAGCACGGTGCCATCCTCAATGTGTTTGGGCTGGTCAGCATTGTTGGTGATTGTCACATTGCCTCGGCACACTATGTTTTTCCCAAAA
The window above is part of the Bacteroidota bacterium genome. Proteins encoded here:
- a CDS encoding SpoIIE family protein phosphatase gives rise to the protein MRILVADDDRLVRTLLNRVLKDWGHTVQLAEDGQEAWEYIQDHRVDCVISDWLMPNMNGVELCQKIRDLDSRAYVYTILLTSKTESADLVTAFEAGADDFVSKPVDFDVLRARIRAGERIVHLEQDLAARNTKLREANRKLEEARLEIQRDLEAGAALQRSLLPPPSMTIGDYRIEWMYQPHSVVSGDIFNVTQMDDDHIIFYLLDVSGHGVPSALLTVTVSKMLASNSWEVNPVINSKTRKIQTTGDVLRELNTRFQLDEETSQYFTIVYGVLNIHTGEFQVAQAGHPSPIVLDPAGQGQLIGEGGFPIGWMPEIDFDNVSMRLQKGGRLILYTDGISECANTEGEMYSGERLLDYTRRTHTMPLKESMDGILDELHAWSNDRPFDDDLSLLAIERLG